In Halorientalis sp. LT38, a genomic segment contains:
- a CDS encoding deoxyribonuclease IV, with amino-acid sequence MLRVGAHTSIAGGVHNAVDEQLEYEGNCGQIFSHSPQVWQDPNLDPDNAAQFRDSSAEADVGPWVIHSSYLVNLCTPKDDLRQKSIDSMQAELDAADQLDIGYVNVHLGAHTGAGVEGGLDNAASALDELDVPDGVTILVESDAGSGTKLGGEFEHLAGVRKRTDQDIEFCLDTAHAFAAGYDLSTPEAVDDTLAEFDDVVGLEDLACVHLNDSKHDCGTNKDEHAHVGEGLIGDDGMRAFVNHDAIRDVPLVLETPTEDGRGFAWNVERVKELREDE; translated from the coding sequence ATGCTCAGAGTCGGCGCACACACGTCTATCGCCGGCGGCGTCCACAACGCCGTCGACGAACAGCTGGAGTACGAGGGCAACTGCGGGCAGATCTTCTCACACTCGCCGCAGGTCTGGCAGGACCCGAATCTCGACCCCGACAACGCGGCGCAGTTCCGCGACAGCTCGGCCGAGGCCGACGTCGGTCCGTGGGTCATCCACTCCTCGTACCTGGTGAACCTCTGTACGCCCAAAGACGATCTCCGCCAGAAGTCGATCGACTCGATGCAGGCGGAACTCGACGCGGCCGACCAACTGGACATCGGGTACGTCAACGTCCACCTCGGCGCCCACACCGGTGCGGGCGTCGAGGGCGGCCTGGACAACGCCGCGAGCGCGTTGGACGAACTGGACGTCCCAGACGGTGTGACGATCCTCGTCGAGAGCGACGCGGGCAGCGGCACCAAACTCGGCGGCGAGTTCGAGCACCTCGCGGGTGTCCGCAAACGCACCGACCAGGACATCGAGTTCTGTCTGGACACAGCCCACGCCTTCGCCGCGGGCTACGACCTCTCGACGCCCGAGGCCGTCGACGACACCCTCGCGGAGTTCGACGACGTGGTCGGCCTCGAGGACCTGGCCTGCGTCCACCTCAACGACTCGAAACACGACTGCGGCACGAACAAGGACGAACATGCCCACGTGGGCGAGGGCCTGATCGGCGACGACGGCATGCGCGCGTTCGTCAACCACGACGCCATCCGCGACGTCCCGCTGGTCCTCGAGACGCCCACCGAGGACGGCCGCGGCTTCGCCTGGAACGTCGAACGCGTCAAGGAACTCCGGGAAGACGAATAA
- a CDS encoding glycosyltransferase family 2 protein, protein MSNASDTPHDQSGVNAEATADADPIAERTPETDLSGDELLVGADSDQTPSLTIVMPTLNEEQGIEECIQRAKRAIEELGVVAEIVISDSSTDRTPEIAREMGAIVVEPTESGYGNAYKYGFEHARGEYVAIGDADTTYDFEELPKLVRLATREDVDIAMGSRLEGEIKDGAMPPLHRYVGNPLLTTFLNTFYDAGVSDAHSGFRVIDGDALDELALETGGMEFASEMVMDAAAQDMNIEEVPITYHEREGEATLDSFRDGWRHVKFMLVNAPGYLFSLPAALFALLGVSIMALSLVGAQFGAVTFGLQTMIGGSLITIVGYQVGSLAMFSSIATDPIREPRDPITQWIRNRFQLEHGASVGVVLFVAGALVLSYAVVGWTITGYAAVPSATVNLLASTVTLLGVQTVFCSFFLSMLATSGDAA, encoded by the coding sequence ATGTCGAACGCGTCTGATACGCCGCACGACCAGTCCGGTGTGAACGCCGAGGCCACGGCGGACGCGGATCCCATCGCCGAGCGCACGCCGGAGACGGATCTGAGCGGCGACGAACTGCTGGTGGGTGCAGACAGCGACCAGACGCCGAGCCTGACGATCGTGATGCCCACGCTCAACGAGGAGCAGGGCATCGAGGAGTGCATCCAGCGGGCCAAACGCGCCATCGAGGAACTGGGCGTCGTCGCCGAGATCGTGATCAGCGACAGCTCGACCGATCGCACGCCCGAGATCGCTCGCGAGATGGGGGCCATCGTCGTCGAGCCGACCGAGAGCGGCTACGGCAACGCCTACAAGTACGGCTTCGAGCACGCCCGCGGGGAGTACGTCGCCATCGGCGACGCCGACACGACCTACGACTTCGAGGAGCTCCCGAAGCTCGTCCGGCTCGCGACCCGCGAGGACGTCGACATCGCGATGGGGAGCCGGCTGGAAGGCGAGATCAAGGACGGGGCGATGCCGCCCCTGCACCGCTACGTCGGCAACCCCCTCCTGACCACCTTCCTGAACACGTTCTACGACGCCGGGGTGAGCGACGCCCACAGCGGGTTCCGCGTCATCGACGGCGACGCGCTGGACGAACTGGCCCTCGAGACCGGCGGCATGGAGTTCGCCAGCGAGATGGTGATGGACGCCGCCGCCCAGGACATGAACATCGAGGAGGTGCCGATCACCTACCACGAACGGGAGGGGGAGGCGACCCTCGACAGCTTCCGGGACGGCTGGCGACACGTGAAGTTCATGCTCGTCAACGCCCCAGGCTACCTCTTCTCGCTGCCGGCTGCGCTGTTCGCGCTGCTGGGCGTCTCCATCATGGCACTCTCGCTCGTCGGCGCGCAGTTCGGCGCCGTGACCTTCGGGCTCCAGACGATGATCGGCGGCAGCCTGATCACCATCGTCGGCTACCAGGTCGGTAGCCTCGCGATGTTCAGCTCCATCGCGACCGACCCCATCCGGGAACCGCGCGACCCGATCACGCAGTGGATCCGGAACCGGTTCCAGCTCGAACACGGGGCGTCAGTGGGGGTCGTCCTCTTCGTCGCCGGCGCGCTCGTCCTGAGCTACGCCGTCGTCGGCTGGACGATCACCGGCTACGCCGCCGTCCCGTCGGCGACCGTCAACCTGCTCGCCTCGACCGTGACGCTGCTGGGCGTCCAGACCGTCTTCTGTTCCTTCTTCCTCAGCATGCTGGCGACCTCCGGCGACGCGGCCTGA
- a CDS encoding ABC transporter permease: MIPRLRAVVGIAVAQLRHDRTRTTLAVFGVVVAVLATTLLAGVGVGVLEAGERQFDQSGRDLWVSGGPGRIQPGTVGGFENGLVDAHAVTANVSAMPDVATASALSFQAVYAGPNESALETVVGVGGPASSNAVQLTEGSGFNSSDVHYANGSYDGPWTNETVLSPRAAAALNVSVGDRIHVGGTVAEARERQFTVVGISPTYSRFLRTPTIALHLSELQELTGTADADRASLLTVRLTEGASPAAVADRIEREYPEYEVRTNREQLRSIVGDQSLVIAGGLSLVVLAVLAGLSLTVNLVLSLVSQQREELAALKALGASASTLAGVALVEALIIGIIGGSLGVALTIPVAAGLEAVASAVVGFEGLVQTPRLVLAGGFAIAVVVSFVAALAAGLLVARVSPLRHLPR, encoded by the coding sequence GTGATCCCGCGGCTGCGGGCCGTGGTCGGGATCGCCGTCGCCCAGCTCCGACACGACCGGACGCGGACGACGCTGGCCGTCTTCGGCGTCGTCGTCGCGGTGCTCGCGACCACGCTCCTGGCCGGCGTCGGCGTCGGGGTGCTGGAGGCCGGCGAACGCCAGTTCGACCAGTCCGGCCGGGACCTCTGGGTCTCCGGCGGCCCGGGTCGGATCCAGCCGGGGACTGTCGGCGGCTTCGAGAACGGCCTGGTCGACGCCCACGCCGTGACGGCGAACGTCTCGGCGATGCCGGACGTGGCGACCGCCTCCGCACTCTCCTTCCAGGCGGTGTACGCCGGCCCGAACGAGTCGGCGCTGGAGACGGTCGTCGGCGTCGGCGGTCCGGCCTCCAGCAACGCCGTGCAACTGACCGAGGGATCGGGGTTCAATTCGTCGGACGTCCACTACGCCAACGGGAGCTACGACGGCCCCTGGACGAACGAGACGGTGCTCAGCCCGCGCGCCGCCGCGGCGCTGAACGTCTCGGTCGGCGACCGGATCCACGTCGGCGGGACCGTCGCCGAGGCCAGAGAGCGCCAGTTCACCGTCGTCGGGATCTCGCCGACCTACTCCCGATTCCTCCGGACGCCGACGATCGCGCTCCACCTGAGCGAACTGCAGGAACTGACCGGGACCGCCGACGCCGATCGAGCCTCGCTGCTCACCGTCAGGCTCACCGAGGGCGCGAGCCCCGCCGCCGTCGCGGACCGGATCGAACGCGAGTACCCGGAATACGAAGTGCGAACCAACCGCGAGCAGTTGCGCTCGATCGTCGGCGACCAGTCGCTCGTGATCGCCGGCGGGCTCAGTCTCGTCGTCCTCGCCGTGCTCGCGGGCCTGTCGCTGACGGTCAACCTCGTGCTCTCGCTGGTCTCCCAGCAGCGTGAGGAACTGGCCGCGTTGAAGGCGCTGGGCGCGTCCGCGAGCACGCTCGCGGGCGTGGCACTGGTCGAGGCACTGATCATCGGGATCATCGGGGGTTCGCTCGGCGTTGCACTGACGATTCCCGTCGCAGCAGGCCTGGAGGCCGTCGCGTCGGCGGTCGTCGGGTTCGAGGGACTCGTCCAGACGCCCCGGCTGGTCCTCGCCGGCGGATTCGCCATCGCCGTGGTCGTCAGTTTCGTCGCCGCGCTCGCGGCGGGCCTCCTCGTCGCTCGCGTCTCGCCGCTCCGGCACCTCCCGCGGTGA
- a CDS encoding ABC transporter permease, with protein MTREGSRLRRLRGVLGIAAYRVVGRLTGAASRRVLIAVVGVGFAVGLMVAVTGVALGLATPATVESEGVDYWIVPSDGAASAITVEVGQPQLGDVHRTRERLLADDRIDAVTPVLPRLVSVESDAGSEYALAVGLIPGERTETVAGVNTSQLTPGDPHYANGSYDGPRTDEVVLSAAAAGLLDASAGDRVRVRARGEARNVTVVGVDGATDPGSEQLPVVAMHLSELQSLTGTTGSDQASQILVSTSDPSVRSQLEGVYPDTTVVAKEGFASRPPTDDLSLAVAVAAFVTALVVGVLFVGTMMGLEVTADRRQLAVFSVVGYSARSRSLLVAGEVLCVAVCGGLVGLVLGLGGMALVDAVAAWQFGVDSVTAFHPLLLGYGLAVAILIGLLAAPYPAWLDRRSSVGEVLRR; from the coding sequence ATGACTAGAGAGGGATCGCGGCTCCGACGGCTCCGGGGCGTCCTCGGCATCGCCGCGTACCGCGTCGTCGGCCGCCTGACCGGCGCGGCCTCGCGGCGAGTGCTGATTGCCGTCGTCGGCGTTGGCTTCGCCGTCGGGCTGATGGTCGCCGTCACCGGCGTCGCGCTCGGGCTGGCGACGCCCGCGACCGTCGAGAGCGAGGGCGTCGACTACTGGATCGTCCCTTCGGACGGCGCGGCCTCGGCGATCACCGTCGAGGTCGGCCAGCCGCAACTCGGCGACGTCCACCGCACTCGCGAGCGCCTCCTCGCGGACGATCGGATCGACGCGGTGACGCCGGTGTTGCCACGGCTCGTCTCCGTCGAGAGCGACGCGGGGAGCGAATACGCGCTCGCCGTCGGCCTGATCCCGGGCGAGCGAACGGAGACGGTCGCCGGGGTCAACACGAGCCAGCTCACGCCGGGCGATCCCCACTACGCGAACGGGAGTTACGACGGACCGCGCACCGACGAGGTGGTCCTCAGCGCCGCGGCCGCGGGACTCCTCGACGCGTCGGCGGGGGACCGGGTTCGAGTACGCGCACGCGGGGAGGCCCGGAACGTGACCGTCGTCGGCGTCGACGGGGCGACCGATCCCGGGAGCGAGCAGCTCCCGGTCGTCGCTATGCACCTGAGCGAACTCCAGTCGCTGACGGGGACGACCGGATCGGATCAGGCCAGCCAGATCCTCGTGTCGACGAGCGACCCGTCGGTGAGGTCGCAACTCGAGGGGGTCTACCCGGACACGACGGTCGTCGCGAAGGAAGGGTTCGCGTCGCGGCCGCCGACCGACGACCTCTCGCTCGCGGTCGCCGTCGCGGCCTTCGTCACGGCGCTGGTCGTCGGCGTCCTCTTCGTCGGGACGATGATGGGGCTGGAGGTGACCGCCGACCGCCGGCAACTCGCGGTCTTCTCGGTGGTCGGCTACTCGGCCCGATCGCGGTCGCTGCTGGTCGCCGGTGAAGTGCTCTGCGTCGCCGTCTGCGGTGGCCTCGTCGGGCTGGTACTCGGCCTGGGCGGGATGGCGCTCGTCGACGCCGTCGCGGCGTGGCAGTTCGGCGTCGACTCGGTGACGGCCTTCCACCCGCTCCTGCTCGGCTACGGGCTCGCCGTCGCGATCCTGATCGGGCTGCTGGCCGCGCCGTACCCGGCCTGGCTCGACCGCCGGAGTTCGGTCGGGGAGGTGCTCAGGCGGTGA
- a CDS encoding ABC transporter ATP-binding protein — MRTDEPDGTAAPSWEGERSAVARCESVVREYSRGGRLGRRNGSSPAVRAVDGVSMAVTPGEILGIAGPSGSGKTTLLHLLAALDTPTSGTVSVAGTDTATLSERGRARLRLEHVGVVFQRFHLLPALSARANVALPLVELGWSKRDRRERATELLERVGLADRTDHRPGELSGGERQRVAIARALATDPELVVADEPTGELDTATSERVLDLLASLGEDTGVVIASHDGQALDRADRLLRLRDGRVDD; from the coding sequence GTGCGAACAGACGAACCGGACGGGACGGCTGCACCGTCCTGGGAGGGGGAGCGGTCGGCCGTCGCGCGCTGTGAGTCGGTCGTCCGGGAGTACAGTCGCGGCGGACGGCTCGGTCGCCGGAACGGGTCGAGTCCCGCGGTCCGGGCCGTCGACGGCGTCTCGATGGCGGTCACTCCGGGGGAGATCCTGGGCATCGCCGGGCCGAGCGGCAGCGGGAAGACCACCCTCTTGCACCTGCTGGCAGCGCTCGACACGCCGACGAGCGGGACCGTCTCCGTGGCCGGGACCGACACGGCGACGCTGTCCGAACGGGGTCGCGCCCGGCTGCGACTCGAACACGTCGGCGTCGTCTTCCAGCGGTTCCACCTGCTGCCCGCGCTGTCCGCGCGGGCCAACGTCGCGCTCCCGCTGGTCGAACTCGGCTGGAGCAAACGAGATCGAAGAGAACGCGCCACCGAACTCTTAGAGCGGGTCGGACTGGCCGATCGGACGGACCATCGGCCGGGCGAACTCAGCGGCGGGGAGCGCCAGCGAGTCGCCATCGCCCGCGCGCTGGCGACCGACCCCGAACTCGTCGTCGCGGACGAACCGACGGGTGAACTCGACACAGCGACGAGCGAGCGCGTCCTCGATCTGCTGGCCTCGCTGGGCGAGGACACGGGGGTCGTGATCGCCTCCCACGACGGCCAGGCGCTGGATCGGGCGGATCGGCTCCTGCGGCTCAGGGACGGACGCGTCGATGACTAG
- a CDS encoding CPBP family intramembrane glutamic endopeptidase, which yields MPDENALASGPLGRLRARGLRVGDLAVVGPFLAIAGSETALYLGYLDVTLWGHALTLLACLFAPLWLDGETATLRAFALVPLFRLVNLGMPIFFVLTLSWFPFIYGPLVPALYLVVSGDNDLNPRAGLRSAVTLFPAILLGAWLLAHLEFAVIQPDGLLPAWSPLHVAFLAVVMIGFVGFVEELLFRGILQRTLESRMGYWPGILTASVVFGLMHSGYSDPNEVALAAGIGLAFGLLYDWTDSLAAVTVAHGLLNIFLFGALPMDVLRLGG from the coding sequence ATGCCAGACGAAAACGCCCTCGCGTCGGGTCCGCTCGGGCGACTCCGAGCCCGCGGTCTCCGGGTCGGCGACCTCGCCGTCGTCGGCCCCTTCCTCGCCATCGCCGGCAGCGAGACGGCGCTCTATCTCGGCTACCTCGACGTCACGCTGTGGGGCCACGCGCTCACGTTGCTCGCCTGCCTATTCGCGCCGCTGTGGCTCGACGGCGAGACCGCCACGTTGCGTGCGTTCGCACTCGTGCCGCTCTTTCGCCTGGTCAACCTCGGGATGCCGATCTTCTTCGTGCTGACGCTCTCCTGGTTCCCCTTCATCTACGGCCCGCTCGTCCCCGCGCTGTATCTCGTCGTCAGCGGTGACAACGATCTGAATCCCCGTGCCGGCCTCCGCTCTGCCGTCACGCTGTTTCCCGCGATCCTCCTCGGCGCGTGGCTGCTCGCCCACCTCGAGTTCGCGGTCATTCAACCCGACGGCCTCCTCCCGGCCTGGTCGCCCCTCCACGTCGCCTTCCTCGCCGTCGTGATGATCGGGTTCGTCGGCTTCGTCGAGGAGTTGCTCTTCCGCGGGATCCTCCAGCGCACGCTCGAGTCCCGGATGGGCTACTGGCCCGGCATCCTCACCGCAAGCGTCGTCTTCGGCCTGATGCACTCCGGATACAGCGACCCCAACGAGGTCGCGCTGGCGGCCGGCATCGGGCTGGCGTTTGGCCTTCTCTACGACTGGACCGACAGTCTGGCCGCCGTGACGGTCGCCCACGGCCTGCTCAACATCTTCCTGTTCGGGGCCCTGCCGATGGACGTGCTGCGACTGGGCGGGTGA